A single genomic interval of Saccharothrix saharensis harbors:
- a CDS encoding acyl-CoA carboxylase subunit beta: MTALASRPANPGADGDTDPRDPEVRLAQLLDPGSIAPLRSRDGSGMFAVRGRINGAKVVAYCSDATRMGGALGSEGCRHIVEAIDTAVRERTPVIGVWHSGGARLPEGVESLDGMGQMFAAMIRASGRVPQISVVVGPAAGGGAYGPALTDVVIMAPAGKVFVTGPDVVRSVTGEQIDMDGLGGAEAHGRKSGVVHVIADDEPDAYQRARRITGLFAQPGVFDLHSVPDGDDLRALLPEQPQRAYDVKPLVRAILDEDAFEELQAKWAPNIVVGLGRLGGRTVGVIANNPIRKGGCLDSLSAEKAARFVRMCDAFGVPLLVLVDVPGYLPGVGQEWDGVVRRGAKLLHAFGEAVVPRVTLVTRKSYGGAYIAMNSRSLGATAVFAWPIAEVAVMGAKAAVGILHRKKLAAVPDEEREALHAKLVEEHERIAGGVERAIAIGVVDEVVEPTQTRRKLAQALAAAPAGRGAHGNIPL, encoded by the coding sequence ATGACTGCCCTTGCGTCCCGACCGGCGAACCCGGGTGCGGACGGCGACACCGATCCGCGCGACCCGGAGGTCCGGCTCGCGCAACTGCTCGACCCCGGGTCCATCGCGCCGTTGCGATCCCGTGACGGCAGCGGCATGTTCGCCGTGCGCGGCCGGATCAACGGCGCGAAGGTCGTCGCCTACTGCAGCGACGCCACGCGGATGGGCGGTGCGCTCGGTTCCGAGGGGTGCAGGCACATCGTGGAGGCGATCGACACCGCGGTGCGCGAGCGCACACCGGTGATCGGCGTCTGGCACTCCGGCGGCGCGCGGCTGCCGGAGGGCGTGGAGTCCCTGGACGGCATGGGCCAGATGTTCGCCGCGATGATCCGGGCGTCCGGCCGGGTGCCGCAGATCTCCGTGGTGGTCGGCCCGGCGGCGGGCGGCGGTGCGTACGGCCCGGCGCTGACCGACGTGGTGATCATGGCTCCGGCCGGCAAGGTCTTCGTGACCGGGCCGGACGTCGTGCGGTCGGTGACCGGCGAGCAGATCGACATGGACGGCCTGGGCGGCGCGGAGGCGCACGGGCGCAAGTCCGGTGTCGTGCACGTGATCGCGGACGACGAGCCCGACGCCTACCAGCGGGCGCGGCGGATCACCGGGCTGTTCGCCCAGCCCGGCGTGTTCGACCTGCACTCGGTGCCCGACGGCGACGACCTGCGGGCGTTGCTGCCGGAGCAGCCGCAGCGGGCCTACGACGTCAAGCCGCTGGTGCGGGCGATCCTGGACGAGGACGCGTTCGAGGAGCTGCAGGCGAAGTGGGCGCCGAACATCGTGGTCGGCCTCGGCCGGCTCGGTGGGCGCACGGTGGGCGTGATCGCGAACAACCCGATCCGCAAGGGCGGGTGCCTGGACTCGCTGTCGGCGGAGAAGGCGGCGCGGTTCGTGCGGATGTGCGACGCGTTCGGCGTGCCGCTGCTCGTGCTGGTGGACGTGCCGGGGTACCTGCCGGGCGTCGGTCAGGAGTGGGACGGCGTGGTGCGGCGGGGCGCGAAGCTGCTGCACGCGTTCGGCGAGGCCGTCGTGCCGAGGGTGACCTTGGTGACGCGCAAGTCGTACGGCGGCGCCTACATCGCGATGAACTCGCGTTCGCTGGGTGCGACGGCGGTGTTCGCGTGGCCGATCGCCGAGGTGGCCGTGATGGGCGCCAAGGCCGCGGTCGGCATCCTGCACCGCAAGAAGCTGGCGGCGGTGCCGGACGAGGAGCGGGAGGCGTTGCACGCGAAGCTCGTCGAGGAGCACGAGCGGATCGCGGGCGGCGTGGAGCGGGCGATCGCGATCGGCGTGGTGGACGAGGTCGTCGAGCCGACGCAGACGCGGCGCAAGCTGGCGCAGGCGCTCGCGGCGGCCCCGGCGGGTCGGGGCGCGCACGGCAACATCCCGCTGTAG
- the lanKC gene encoding class III lanthionine synthetase LanKC: MDLRYEAYCFADRLFYDVQSHAETAEDDFSQVLPALPDGWTQGDRNIWRHVHPDGVVLPKQGWKVHVSATVLNAGEVLRKSYEYLIARRIPFKYLRTQSIVLARNSKYAPREGSGKLITIYPADDAELESTLVELSEILKGFSGAYILSDLRYGAGPLFVRYGGFVEQWLERDGKRVLAIEGPDGALVPDQRKPTFWVPDWVKLPACLEEHLAARRTGDADAFPYRVVQSLHFSNGGGVYEAVRKADDRPVVLKEARPHAGLDRDNVDAVARLRREHAMLSKVAGVPGVPEVHEHFTAWEHEFVAMSRVSGRPLGQWLGNNYPLTHHEVTDEEITAYTQRALELVAEVERIVHAVHERGVVFCDLHPLNILVDDDDAVSLIDFELAFAVEENGKPTLGSPGFQAPPDRTGFEIDEHALAAVRLYVFLPLNAVIDLAPSKLRSHVDFIQRRFGLPDEYCAKILDVLTRRDVPAGHTTTALDVPEPDWQVVRKSIAAGILASATPHREDRLFPGDVEQFEVGGTGFGYGAAGVLHALHVTGMGRYPEHEQWLLDAVRREPPKEPGFFTGAHGIAHVLENFGHHDLAEELVRSYAQVLPDTRDHGLSAGLAGIGLNLLHFAGTRADDTYATQALELGERLGTALADAEPPGPKARAGFEHGWSGPALLFLRLFQHTDDRRWLDLGARALERDLAETMTALDGSTQVRDGNFRTLPYVGVGSAGIALVLNEFRLAAPDLPVVERLPELVGGTTGEFVIQPALMLGRAGLLATLAHANGPRHAIDRHLAALSWHAVPYQEGLAFPGIQLRRLSMDVDTGSAGVLLALGAALDGTPVLPFLTAPALPDR, from the coding sequence GTGGACCTCCGCTATGAGGCCTACTGCTTCGCGGACCGTCTGTTCTACGACGTGCAAAGCCACGCGGAAACCGCCGAAGACGATTTCTCGCAGGTGCTCCCCGCGTTGCCGGACGGCTGGACCCAAGGCGACCGCAACATCTGGCGGCACGTCCACCCGGACGGCGTGGTGCTGCCCAAGCAGGGCTGGAAGGTGCACGTCTCGGCCACCGTGCTGAACGCGGGCGAGGTGCTGCGGAAGTCGTACGAGTACCTGATCGCGCGCCGGATCCCGTTCAAATACCTGCGCACCCAGTCCATCGTGCTGGCGCGCAACTCGAAGTACGCGCCGCGTGAAGGCAGCGGGAAGCTCATCACCATCTACCCCGCCGACGACGCGGAGCTGGAATCGACGCTCGTCGAGTTGTCGGAGATCCTCAAGGGCTTCTCGGGGGCGTACATCCTCAGCGACCTCCGCTACGGTGCCGGACCGCTGTTCGTCCGCTACGGCGGTTTCGTCGAGCAGTGGCTGGAGCGGGACGGCAAGCGCGTGCTGGCCATCGAGGGCCCGGACGGCGCGCTCGTGCCCGACCAGCGCAAGCCGACGTTCTGGGTGCCGGACTGGGTGAAGCTGCCGGCGTGCCTGGAGGAGCACCTGGCCGCGCGGCGCACCGGTGACGCCGACGCGTTCCCGTACCGGGTCGTGCAGTCGCTGCACTTCTCGAACGGCGGTGGCGTGTACGAGGCGGTCCGCAAGGCCGACGACAGACCGGTCGTGCTCAAGGAGGCCAGACCCCACGCCGGGCTCGACCGCGACAACGTCGACGCGGTGGCCCGGTTGCGCCGCGAGCACGCGATGCTGAGCAAGGTGGCCGGCGTGCCCGGCGTCCCCGAGGTGCACGAGCACTTCACCGCGTGGGAGCACGAGTTCGTCGCCATGTCGCGGGTGTCGGGCCGCCCGCTGGGCCAGTGGCTGGGCAACAACTACCCGCTGACCCACCACGAGGTCACCGACGAGGAGATCACCGCCTACACCCAGCGGGCGCTCGAACTGGTCGCCGAGGTCGAGCGGATCGTGCACGCCGTGCACGAGCGCGGTGTCGTGTTCTGCGACCTGCACCCGCTCAACATCCTGGTGGACGACGACGACGCGGTGTCGCTGATCGACTTCGAGCTGGCGTTCGCCGTCGAGGAGAACGGCAAGCCCACGCTCGGCTCCCCCGGCTTCCAGGCGCCTCCGGACCGCACCGGCTTCGAGATCGACGAGCACGCGCTGGCCGCCGTGCGCCTCTACGTCTTCCTGCCGCTCAACGCCGTGATCGACCTGGCGCCGTCGAAGCTGCGCTCGCACGTGGACTTCATCCAGCGGCGGTTCGGCCTGCCCGACGAGTACTGCGCGAAGATCCTCGACGTCCTGACCCGGCGTGACGTGCCCGCCGGACACACGACCACCGCGCTGGACGTGCCCGAACCGGACTGGCAGGTGGTGCGCAAGTCGATCGCGGCGGGCATCCTGGCCAGCGCCACGCCCCACCGCGAGGACCGGCTGTTCCCCGGCGACGTCGAGCAGTTCGAGGTCGGGGGCACCGGGTTCGGCTACGGCGCGGCGGGCGTGTTGCACGCACTGCACGTGACCGGCATGGGCCGCTACCCCGAGCACGAGCAGTGGCTGCTGGACGCGGTGCGCCGCGAGCCGCCGAAGGAGCCCGGCTTCTTCACCGGCGCGCACGGCATCGCCCACGTGCTGGAGAACTTCGGCCACCACGACCTGGCCGAGGAGCTGGTCCGCTCCTACGCCCAGGTGCTGCCCGACACCCGTGACCACGGCCTGAGCGCGGGACTGGCGGGCATCGGCCTGAACCTGCTGCACTTCGCCGGCACCCGTGCGGACGACACGTACGCCACGCAGGCGCTGGAACTGGGCGAACGGCTCGGCACCGCGCTCGCGGACGCCGAGCCGCCCGGCCCGAAGGCCCGCGCGGGCTTCGAGCACGGCTGGTCGGGACCGGCGCTGCTGTTCCTGCGCCTGTTCCAGCACACCGACGACCGCCGCTGGCTCGACCTGGGCGCCCGCGCCCTGGAGCGGGACCTCGCCGAGACGATGACCGCGCTGGACGGCTCGACGCAGGTCCGCGACGGCAACTTCCGCACGCTGCCCTACGTCGGCGTCGGCAGCGCGGGCATCGCCCTGGTGCTCAACGAGTTCCGCCTGGCCGCGCCGGACCTGCCGGTGGTCGAACGGCTGCCGGAGCTCGTCGGCGGCACGACCGGCGAGTTCGTGATCCAACCGGCGCTGATGCTCGGCCGGGCCGGTCTGCTCGCCACCCTGGCCCACGCGAACGGCCCCCGACACGCGATCGACCGGCACCTGGCCGCCCTGTCCTGGCACGCCGTGCCCTACCAGGAAGGCCTGGCGTTCCCCGGCATCCAGTTGCGTCGGCTCTCCATGGACGTCGACACCGGCAGCGCGGGCGTGCTGCTGGCGCTCGGCGCCGCCCTGGACGGCACACCCGTGTTGCCGTTCCTCACAGCCCCGGCCCTTCCGGACCGGTAG
- a CDS encoding SapB/AmfS family lanthipeptide: MDFILDLQDLETPEAQANAMATGGSSGGGGSTTASNASLLLPCSHSTVSLVLC; encoded by the coding sequence ATGGACTTCATCCTCGACCTGCAGGACCTCGAGACCCCCGAGGCCCAGGCCAACGCGATGGCGACCGGCGGCAGCAGCGGCGGTGGCGGCAGCACCACGGCGTCCAACGCCTCCCTGCTGCTCCCCTGCAGCCACTCCACCGTCAGCCTGGTCCTCTGCTGA
- a CDS encoding ABC transporter ATP-binding protein, translated as MVLSTVIRRDLRWVLLALNALPATAAGLLLPTALASAVDMALDGRLDAPTVWWLVGLAGVEVLGDAIGVVLAAAITARGAAWLRGRLTSHLLALGHPARFEAGDAVSRLTGDSAIAGGVSVLAVNLGISVVTAVGAITALALLDWRLAVVFLLSVPLAALLVRSHLRLTAADVATYQEVSGELSARLVDAVGGLRTIAASGRADQEAERVLRPLPRLTAAGVGMWRTQARMIWRAGLLLPAVELAVLTAAGFGVVAGRLSVGDVLAALGYVALGMTVVGQTTLLTALQRARASARRLEEVLTTPLPAQAAPGYTDRGRIELTGVTVPDALHDVDLTVPAGAFVAVVGRSGAGKSALASVIGGLVRPSSGEVRRGGSVGYAFERPALVGTTVADAVRYGTALPRTDVEAACRAAQVHDVVVRLPEGYDTPMSTAPMSGGEAQRLGLARAFVRDPAILVLDDATASLDMVTEATVERAVESALPGRTRVVVTHRAATARRADFVVWLDDGRVRATGPHHDLWHDDEYRAVFG; from the coding sequence GTGGTGCTGTCCACCGTCATCCGGCGTGACCTGCGGTGGGTGCTGCTGGCGCTGAACGCGCTGCCCGCCACCGCCGCCGGGCTGCTCCTGCCGACCGCGCTGGCCTCCGCCGTCGACATGGCCCTGGACGGGCGGCTCGACGCGCCGACCGTGTGGTGGCTGGTCGGGCTCGCGGGCGTGGAAGTGCTCGGTGACGCGATCGGCGTGGTGCTGGCGGCGGCGATCACCGCACGTGGCGCGGCGTGGCTGCGCGGACGGCTGACCTCCCACCTGCTCGCGCTGGGCCACCCGGCGCGGTTCGAGGCCGGTGACGCGGTGAGCCGGCTGACCGGTGACAGCGCGATCGCGGGCGGCGTCTCGGTGCTCGCGGTGAACCTCGGCATCTCGGTGGTCACGGCGGTCGGCGCGATCACCGCGTTGGCGCTGCTGGACTGGCGGCTGGCCGTGGTGTTCCTGCTGAGCGTGCCGCTGGCCGCGCTGCTGGTGCGCTCGCACCTGCGCTTGACCGCCGCCGACGTGGCGACCTACCAAGAGGTGTCCGGGGAGTTGTCCGCGCGCTTGGTCGACGCCGTCGGCGGCCTGCGCACCATCGCCGCCTCCGGTCGTGCCGACCAGGAGGCGGAACGCGTCCTGCGCCCGTTGCCCCGCCTGACCGCCGCCGGTGTCGGCATGTGGCGCACGCAGGCGCGGATGATCTGGCGGGCCGGCCTGCTGCTGCCCGCCGTGGAGCTGGCCGTCCTGACCGCCGCCGGCTTCGGCGTGGTCGCGGGCCGGCTCAGCGTCGGCGACGTGCTGGCCGCCCTGGGCTACGTCGCCCTCGGGATGACCGTGGTGGGACAGACCACGCTCCTGACGGCCTTGCAACGCGCGCGGGCGTCCGCTCGCCGACTGGAAGAAGTCCTCACCACGCCCCTGCCCGCACAGGCCGCGCCCGGCTACACCGACCGGGGCCGGATCGAGCTGACCGGCGTGACCGTGCCGGACGCGCTGCACGACGTCGACCTGACCGTGCCCGCCGGGGCGTTCGTCGCGGTGGTGGGCCGTTCCGGCGCGGGCAAGTCGGCGCTGGCCTCGGTCATCGGCGGACTGGTGCGGCCGTCGTCGGGCGAGGTGCGCCGCGGCGGCTCCGTCGGCTACGCGTTCGAACGTCCCGCCCTGGTGGGCACGACCGTCGCCGACGCCGTCCGCTACGGCACCGCACTGCCCCGGACCGACGTCGAAGCGGCCTGCCGCGCCGCCCAGGTGCACGACGTGGTCGTCCGGCTCCCGGAGGGCTACGACACCCCGATGTCCACCGCGCCGATGTCCGGCGGCGAAGCGCAACGGCTCGGCCTGGCCAGGGCGTTCGTCCGCGACCCGGCCATCCTCGTGCTCGACGACGCCACCGCCAGCCTCGACATGGTCACCGAGGCCACGGTGGAACGCGCGGTCGAGTCCGCGCTGCCCGGCCGCACCCGCGTGGTCGTCACCCACCGCGCCGCCACCGCCCGTCGCGCCGACTTCGTCGTCTGGCTGGACGACGGGCGGGTGCGCGCGACCGGACCGCACCACGACCTCTGGCACGACGACGAGTACCGGGCGGTGTTCGGCTGA
- a CDS encoding ABC transporter ATP-binding protein, with translation MTYLRALRDQRRGIAVLLGWSVLEGVPALLSGRLVGLAVDRGFAAGRPWTGVAWLLLFAAVAVLGGFGLRQVFMRLGAVVEPLRDALVRQIVRGVLHAGSQTRQPDASAVARITRHVEVVRDATAGVLVQARALLVTTTAALVGLAATVSSLAWLVILPVVAALILFGLLLPSLARGQRRLVLADEQAASVAGTVFLGVRDVTAVGGTDHAVRDVMIEVDHQASATVRMAFATALRGVVIALGGFAPLVLLLLIAPGMVRAGTLTVGEVLGAVVYLSTSVQPALRRLADTTSTVVLRLVVALRRLAEAAPPIREPDGDATPTGTDLELRAVTFGWSPTAEPVVRNLDLTLPAGSHLAVVGPSGIGKSTLAGLITGLVDPRSGEILLGGTPVRSVAPDHRHHRIALVPQETYLFTGTVRENLSLFAPDASDATLLRAAAAVGASDLLTKLGGLSGTIGHSAAGLSAGEAQLLTAARVYTSPAEIVVLDEATSALDPAAEAVVEQAFAARNGTLIVIAHRLSSALRADRVLLMDGGPPLLGRHQDLLTTSPLYRDLMAAWQQPPTPTAPSPAPVGPATSPRGSM, from the coding sequence ATGACCTACCTGCGGGCGTTGCGCGACCAGCGGCGCGGCATCGCGGTCCTGCTCGGCTGGTCGGTCCTGGAAGGCGTGCCGGCGCTGCTGTCGGGCCGGTTGGTCGGCTTGGCCGTGGACCGGGGTTTCGCCGCCGGCCGCCCGTGGACCGGCGTGGCCTGGCTCCTGCTCTTCGCCGCCGTCGCCGTCCTCGGCGGCTTCGGCCTGCGCCAGGTCTTCATGCGCCTGGGCGCGGTGGTCGAGCCCCTCCGCGACGCGCTCGTCCGCCAGATCGTGCGCGGCGTCCTGCACGCCGGCTCGCAGACCCGCCAACCGGACGCGAGCGCCGTCGCCCGGATCACCCGCCACGTCGAGGTCGTCCGCGACGCCACCGCCGGCGTCCTCGTGCAAGCCAGGGCCCTGCTCGTCACCACGACCGCCGCCCTCGTCGGCCTCGCCGCCACGGTTTCCTCCTTGGCGTGGCTGGTGATCCTGCCCGTGGTGGCCGCGCTGATCCTGTTCGGCCTCCTCCTGCCGTCGCTCGCACGCGGCCAGCGCCGCCTCGTGCTGGCCGACGAACAAGCCGCCTCCGTCGCCGGCACGGTGTTCCTGGGCGTCCGCGACGTCACCGCCGTGGGCGGCACCGACCACGCCGTGCGTGACGTCATGATCGAGGTCGACCACCAGGCCTCGGCCACCGTCAGGATGGCGTTCGCCACCGCGCTGCGCGGCGTCGTCATCGCCCTGGGCGGCTTCGCCCCGCTGGTGCTGTTGCTGCTCATCGCCCCCGGCATGGTGCGGGCGGGCACGTTGACCGTCGGCGAGGTCCTCGGTGCCGTGGTCTACCTGAGCACCAGCGTCCAACCCGCGCTGCGCCGCCTCGCGGACACCACCAGCACCGTCGTGCTGCGCCTCGTGGTCGCCCTCCGCCGGCTGGCCGAAGCCGCACCACCGATCCGCGAACCCGACGGCGACGCCACGCCCACCGGCACCGACCTCGAACTGCGTGCCGTCACGTTCGGCTGGAGCCCCACCGCCGAACCGGTCGTCCGCAACCTGGACCTGACCCTCCCAGCGGGCTCCCACCTGGCCGTCGTGGGCCCCAGCGGCATCGGCAAGTCCACCCTGGCCGGCTTGATCACCGGCCTGGTCGACCCGCGGTCCGGCGAGATCCTCCTCGGCGGCACCCCGGTCCGCTCCGTCGCGCCCGACCACCGCCACCACCGCATCGCCCTGGTCCCCCAGGAGACCTACCTCTTCACGGGCACCGTCCGCGAGAACCTGTCCCTCTTCGCCCCGGACGCCTCCGACGCCACCCTGCTCCGAGCCGCCGCCGCCGTGGGCGCCTCCGACCTGCTCACCAAACTGGGCGGTCTCTCCGGCACCATCGGCCACTCCGCCGCCGGCCTCTCCGCCGGCGAGGCCCAACTCCTCACCGCCGCCCGCGTCTACACCTCACCGGCCGAGATCGTGGTCCTGGACGAGGCCACCTCCGCCCTGGACCCCGCCGCCGAAGCCGTCGTGGAACAAGCCTTCGCCGCCCGCAACGGCACCCTGATCGTCATCGCCCACCGACTCTCCTCCGCACTGCGAGCCGACCGAGTCCTCCTCATGGACGGAGGCCCACCCCTCCTTGGCCGCCACCAGGACCTCCTCACCACCTCCCCCCTCTACCGCGACCTGATGGCCGCCTGGCAACAACCACCCACCCCCACCGCCCCCTCCCCCGCGCCCGTCGGACCCGCCACCAGCCCACGAGGCTCGATGTGA
- a CDS encoding DUF3145 domain-containing protein, with amino-acid sequence MSTRGSSSGVVYVHSSPSAVCPHVEWAISGTLGERADLKWAAQPAAPGQLRAECNWTGDAGTGARLVSALRAWPMLRFEVTEDPSPGVDGVRYCFAPVLGLWHARTSANGDIVVSEDQLRALAARSRGGESFAHGVDEILGAAWDDALEPFRRAGDGAPVTWLHRVG; translated from the coding sequence GTGAGCACCCGTGGCAGCAGCAGTGGCGTGGTCTACGTCCACTCGTCGCCGTCTGCGGTCTGTCCGCACGTCGAGTGGGCGATCTCGGGCACCCTCGGTGAGCGAGCGGACCTCAAGTGGGCGGCGCAACCCGCGGCGCCAGGTCAGTTGCGCGCCGAATGCAACTGGACCGGCGACGCCGGCACCGGTGCCAGACTCGTGTCCGCGCTCCGGGCGTGGCCGATGCTCAGGTTCGAGGTGACGGAAGACCCGAGTCCGGGCGTGGACGGCGTGAGGTACTGCTTCGCGCCCGTGCTGGGGTTGTGGCACGCGCGTACCAGCGCGAACGGCGACATCGTCGTGTCGGAGGACCAGCTCCGGGCGTTGGCGGCGCGCAGCAGGGGTGGTGAGTCGTTCGCGCACGGCGTGGACGAGATCCTCGGCGCGGCTTGGGACGACGCCCTGGAACCGTTCCGGCGGGCGGGTGACGGCGCACCGGTCACCTGGCTGCACCGCGTGGGCTGA
- a CDS encoding dihydrolipoyl dehydrogenase family protein, with protein MIVIGGGPVGENAAARTAAGGLRTALVEAERVGGECSYWACMPSKALLRPGHALAAARRVPGVPVGARLDPVEVLKRRNSFTSDWDDAGQVEWAEGAGLTVVRGRGRLVGERRVDVDGRVLTATKAVVVCTGSVPRIPSLPGLADVAYWTSREATSAQEVPESLVVLGGGVVGVEMAQAWARLGSDVTLVVSGERPLPKFEAFAGDLVAEGLREDGVRIVTGAKAVAVSGSDGGVALRLSDGSEVRGAHLLIATGRQPATTDLGVERFGFTAGEALDVDDTGRVSGVDWLYAAGDVTGRALLTHQGKYAARAVGTAIVTDAVDPEPWTAPVATADHTAVPQVVFTDPEVASVGWSEAQAREAGLEIRVVDLDIAVAGSSLHADGYRGKARMIVDERKRTLVGVTFAGPDVAELIHAATIAIVGEVTVDRLWHAVPAYPTISEVWLRLLEAYGL; from the coding sequence GTGATCGTGATCGGCGGCGGCCCGGTGGGCGAGAACGCCGCCGCCCGGACCGCCGCCGGCGGACTGCGGACCGCGTTGGTGGAAGCCGAACGCGTCGGCGGTGAGTGCTCGTACTGGGCGTGCATGCCGAGCAAGGCGTTGCTGCGCCCGGGGCACGCGCTCGCCGCCGCCCGCCGGGTGCCGGGCGTGCCGGTCGGGGCACGCCTGGACCCCGTGGAGGTGTTGAAGCGGCGCAACAGCTTCACCTCCGACTGGGACGACGCGGGCCAGGTCGAGTGGGCCGAGGGCGCCGGGCTGACCGTCGTGCGCGGTCGCGGGCGGCTGGTCGGCGAGCGCCGGGTCGACGTGGACGGGCGTGTGCTGACCGCGACCAAGGCGGTCGTGGTGTGCACGGGCAGCGTGCCGCGCATCCCGTCGCTGCCCGGTCTGGCGGACGTGGCGTACTGGACGTCGCGCGAGGCGACCTCCGCGCAGGAGGTGCCCGAGTCGTTGGTGGTGCTCGGCGGCGGCGTGGTCGGCGTCGAGATGGCGCAGGCGTGGGCCCGGCTGGGGTCCGACGTCACGCTCGTGGTCTCCGGTGAGCGGCCGCTGCCCAAGTTCGAGGCGTTCGCGGGCGACCTGGTCGCGGAAGGGCTGCGCGAGGACGGCGTCCGGATCGTCACCGGGGCCAAGGCGGTCGCGGTGTCCGGTTCGGACGGAGGTGTGGCGCTCCGGCTGTCGGACGGGTCGGAGGTGCGCGGTGCGCACCTGCTGATCGCGACCGGTCGGCAGCCCGCGACCACCGACCTCGGGGTGGAGCGGTTCGGCTTCACGGCGGGCGAGGCGCTGGACGTCGACGACACCGGTCGGGTGTCCGGAGTGGACTGGTTGTACGCCGCGGGTGACGTCACCGGTCGCGCGTTGCTGACGCACCAGGGCAAGTACGCCGCGCGGGCGGTCGGCACGGCGATCGTGACCGACGCGGTCGACCCCGAGCCGTGGACGGCGCCCGTCGCGACGGCGGACCACACGGCCGTGCCGCAGGTGGTGTTCACCGACCCCGAGGTGGCGTCGGTGGGCTGGTCCGAGGCGCAGGCGCGGGAGGCGGGGCTGGAGATCCGGGTCGTCGACCTGGACATCGCGGTGGCCGGTTCGTCGCTGCACGCGGACGGGTACCGGGGCAAGGCGCGCATGATCGTGGACGAGCGCAAGCGCACGCTCGTCGGCGTCACGTTCGCGGGTCCGGACGTGGCGGAGCTGATCCACGCGGCCACCATCGCGATCGTCGGCGAGGTCACCGTGGACCGGTTGTGGCACGCCGTTCCGGCGTACCCCACCATCAGCGAGGTGTGGTTGCGGCTCCTCGAGGCCTACGGCCTCTGA
- a CDS encoding TetR/AcrR family transcriptional regulator, which yields MSAIVDACATLLNDYDYDDITTARIVELAGVPIGSFYQYFPDKRSVVHALALRGMEEYLGRVESLFTEGRLADDWRQAVQQVVGIYLRMLVELPGFGRVRFSDLLDGHRLDASVDQYELMAERLRDLFLGRFAVRGDAPVTLTFRMAAQTADAMFKLAERVEPDERPVVLRTADGVILRMLAGVFDPS from the coding sequence GTGTCCGCGATTGTCGATGCCTGTGCGACGCTGCTCAACGACTACGACTACGACGACATCACCACCGCTCGGATCGTCGAGCTCGCAGGCGTGCCAATTGGATCGTTCTACCAATACTTCCCGGACAAGCGTTCTGTTGTGCACGCGTTGGCGTTGCGCGGCATGGAGGAGTACCTGGGCCGGGTCGAATCGCTGTTCACCGAGGGTCGGCTCGCCGACGACTGGCGGCAGGCGGTGCAGCAGGTCGTCGGCATCTACCTGCGGATGCTGGTCGAGCTGCCCGGTTTTGGCCGGGTGCGGTTCAGCGACCTGCTCGACGGCCACCGCCTCGACGCCTCCGTGGACCAGTACGAGCTGATGGCCGAACGGCTGCGAGACCTGTTCCTCGGTCGCTTCGCGGTGCGCGGCGACGCACCGGTCACGTTGACGTTCCGGATGGCCGCCCAGACCGCGGACGCGATGTTCAAGCTCGCCGAACGGGTCGAGCCGGACGAGCGCCCGGTGGTGCTGCGCACCGCGGACGGCGTGATCCTGAGGATGCTGGCCGGGGTGTTCGACCCCTCGTGA